GGAGGAGGAAGAGCGAGGTCCTCGAGCGAGGCACTGCGGAGGGAGAGGGGAAGAAGATGGTTTCGCTGTCGACGTGGTTCCGCTACGCCGCCCACAAGTTTGAGTACTCCATCTCCCTCTCCTGGAAGGTACCCCCTTTCCCACCTACCTCCCCCCTCCCGATCCGCGCATGCCATACAATCCCTCGAGTTCAGAGCCAATTCATCCAATCCAAGAACCAAATCCTGTGCAATAAGGACCCCACTCAAAATCAGTGCATCCTATGTATCTCGTCTTACTCACTGTGACTGAATCATTTAGTAGTAGATGTAGATCAGTTGTTTAGCCGCTTGGTATACATTTTGATTTCTGTTCATTCCAATGCAGAAGTACACCGTCGGGCAGATCAACAGCACTGAGATGACTGACGCTATATGGAAGAGCTTCTTCCAGGGCAAGCTCACCTTCCCGCAGTGGATCAAAGGGGGCGAAGCCATGGCACCCGTCGTGGCTCCGACCGGAGGAACCGTCCTCGTCAGAAAGCTCGCCACTTTGTCCCCAAAGTAATCTCCTTTTTGCCAATCTATAACATGCTATTGTGTAGAAGCAGCACTCTCTGTTTTGCTTTGAGATTTATATTTCTGCTCAATGCACTTCTGCATGCTAGTTCTATGTAAATGGTTCAAACGAACATAGATCAAAATCTCTATGTTTAAAAAAGCAGAAAGCGGAAGGCCTGCGCTTAAGCATTTTTTTAAATTGGCTAGAATTCTACTGTGTTTGAATGATATGCACAGGAAAATAGGAGATATAGCACATAGGTaagtgaaatactccctccgtcccataatataggagcatttttggcactagtgtagtgtcaaaaacgctcttatattatgggacggagggagtagcatctaAAATGCAGTTCACACCATGGCAAATACACATCAGGTTCACACATCAAGCAAAATAACATCGAAAATGCAGTTCAGTTCAAATAGAGATCATGTAGCCAGAATTTGGCCAGAATCTTAAGGAAATGGTTGCTGAACAGACCCTAATAACAAGATAAATGGCATATTGCCATTATTGCGCAAGCAGCCAAGCTGAAGTAGTTCAAAAACAGCCAATTTTTTTAAAGCTTAATCTACTGTTTAGGGCCAAAGCGAAGTGTTTTACCGTCGCTCAGCGCTTAAGCATCGCTTAAAAACGCTTTCTTGAACACTGCAAAATCTACGTATTATCAGTGTTTGGAAGGTCAATCTTTTCTTTTTTACCTTTTAGCCTTGTCAAATCCTCTATTCTGCACTGTATGTTAACAAGTGGATGCTGCTCGGAATCAAAATTAAGACTTTCCTGGTAATGGCGTTCAACCTCTATCTAAAGAGTTAACTAACATTACTACATATAATTtgctactccctccggtcctttttactctgcatattaggtttgtctgtagtcaatctcatccaactttgaccaagtttatataaaaaattattgacatttacataacaacaccaacatcattagattcatctcggaatatattttcatattatatttattagatattatagatactaataatttctaatataaatttggtcaaacttagctaagtttgactttcggcaaatccaatgtgcagagtaaaaaggaccggagggagtactggATGTTCCTCAAACAAATCAAGAACTATCCAGAGCAATAACTTTAGCTTGCTGCTGGTTGACACGTTAACATCTTTTTAAGAACCAAAAGCAGAAATAATTTACTAGATTTAGTGAAGAtacttactccctctgttccacaatACATGTCTTCcttttgtcaaaatatagatgtatctagacatgttttagtatataggtacattcatttttggacaaatggaagtcaagtattttggaacggaaggagtatatcTTAACACACTACTAGCAAAAATACAAGCATGTGCAGACAACATTTTGCCGATATATAAACCACGCTTTCAATAATAAAATGCCACCAGGTGTAGAACTCCCCTCTGAATTTTGTTTTTGCAGCTGCATGACTATACTGATAGTAAAAGAATAACATGGCAACATTGGCATTTCACGACAATGCATCATATGGGGAGGAAAATCAGCAATCATGACGTCATGAGTATTTGCCGTTTCTCATATAATGAAAAAGGGATTGTTAATGGTACTTGATATGTTGTTATTACGAGATTAAATGTGCAGTTGAGATATATTTTTAGCTATTCAACTTAATTTTTCAGCTGTTAGATTAGATTGGATGGCTGAGATGATGTGCATGAATCCctaacttgtactccctccgtcccgtaatataagagcgttttttacactagtgcagtgtcaaaaacgctcttatattatgggatggagggagtactttttatgTTGGTACAGATATTGCAGATTTACAAAATAACAAAGTGGTCCGTACTGTGGTACTAATTGTTTTTTCTACATAGAACTCTTAAAAGGAAGGTCCAGGCAAGATAAAAAAATAATCATGTGAATTAACATTTCTGAGCATAACTCTAACATAGGCTGAAAATTATCTGTGGAAATCACTTTTTTCTTACatattacctccgtcccaaattagttgtcttagatttgttAGATACGGATCTACCTATAACACTACAATGTGTCTAGATATCTGTATCTAGAAAAATTCTAAGACAACTAacttgggacggagggagtatttatagaggtggctGCCTGTGGTAAATTTTCCATAAATGAACCAGTGttcacaaatactccctccgtcccaaaatataagaacgctTTTTATACTagcatagtgtcaaaaacgttcttatattttgggacagagggagtagttaataGTAGTGTATTTTCTTGTTTGCCTTGCTGTTGGCTGCAGCAATACATGTGGTGAATTTATTCAGTACGTGAAGTTTGAATCAGGCTGATGTTGTACACAGCTCGTTCATTGGCGACAAAAAGGACTTGAATCAGGAATGGATATGATATAGGCTTAGCCTTGGACCATATATATACAGCATTTGGCTCCATTTCTGTACGGTCCTAAAATTTTTAACCTGTAAAATATCTGAATGACCGATAGAATAGTTTAACTGCAATATATACTGGGATCTTGTACAGAACTGATAACTGGTTTGCCTACTTATCTGATCTCATAAAAAAGTTCCATGCTAGTAATAGTAACAACAATTCTTATCAATCTTGTAACTCTGGTGTTTTAAAGGGATACCACATCAACTTTGTGGGAATTGTCACTTCAAAGGTTTTTACCGGCAATATTCATCAGCTGTTTTTTCTAATGTGATACCTTCACTTTCCTTGTTATTCAGATGTATCATAATTCTCTGATTTTCCATTTTTAATATTATTGCGTTTAGATTCAGTATGAGCAGATAATTTCTGATACTATCTTTTGTTATTGATCTTGTCTTCTGTTCGGTTAGAAAATGTAATAGTTTTCTGATTGTATTAAGCTAATTACCATGCAAATTTGTGTCATGATGTGACATGTGTTGAGCTGACTGAAACCTGATCTTTCCTTTTAAATCAACCAATGGGTCTCAAGAGTAGCACTATCATGTGTTTGTCAAGTTTGGCATCTTCTATTGCTTAAACCCTTGCGTTAATAGAAGGAATGAAAGAGAATATATATTGGGTCTGTACTAAACCTTTAATAATATCTCCATATGGTGTTGTTTATGCATTAAATTGTGTCAACAGAGAACTCTTTGTTGGGGACATCGTCTTGTTGAAGGACCCAGAGAAATCCGATGATTTAATTGTCCGACGACTGGCTGCAGTGCAAGGCTATGAGATGGTCTCTACTGATGAGAAGGATGAGCCCTTTGTACTTGACAAGGACGAATGCTGGGTCATGGCGGATAACCAAGAACTAAAGGCAAAGGTACGGTACatcaataatactccctccgttccgaattataagatgtttaacattttttctgaatcagatgtatagagacgcgttttagtgtgtttgtttacTCATTTCAATCCGTATGTAGTACATATTTATCCAAAACATCGTATAATTTGGAATGGAGGTAGTAGTAAATAATTATATAGGATTGTTTCAACCAGAATATATTTATATTTTTGTTACGTAAGCATGAGATAAGTGGACATCCTCATTGTAGAT
The window above is part of the Triticum aestivum cultivar Chinese Spring chromosome 2A, IWGSC CS RefSeq v2.1, whole genome shotgun sequence genome. Proteins encoded here:
- the LOC123187093 gene encoding uncharacterized protein, with amino-acid sequence MVSLSTWFRYAAHKFEYSISLSWKKYTVGQINSTEMTDAIWKSFFQGKLTFPQWIKGGEAMAPVVAPTGGTVLVRKLATLSPKELFVGDIVLLKDPEKSDDLIVRRLAAVQGYEMVSTDEKDEPFVLDKDECWVMADNQELKAKEARDSRLFGPVPMTDIVGRVIYSLRTAVDHGPVDNSRVAMFQDSPVLAVELDVEEMVKNNKM